The sequence TCAGCGGCATCGCCTGCACCAAGCCGGACGGCTTCCCCCGTTCGTGCCTGGTCATCGACGACAACATCCAGGATGCCCAATTCGTCCAACTGACCGACGGCAAGCTCATTGCCGGCAGTTCGGTCAATCTGATCAAGAACACATTCAAGGACAAGGCGCTCGAGCTTGATGGGGAAGGCGTGGCCTTCTCCAACGGCTTCTATTACGTCATCGGCTCGCATGGGCATCCGCGGGACAAGGATCACAAGCTGAATCCCAAGACAGATGCTGCCAAGATTCAGGCGAAGATCGCCGCAAGCAGCCAGATCGTCCGGTTCCGCACGACCGGCGAAGACGGCAATGCGTCGGACATTCAGCCTACGCCGAGACTGAGGGACGTCATTGCGAGCGAGCCTGCCCTTCTCCCCTTCATGGATCTGCGGCTGGAGACCAACGGCCTGACGATCGAAGGCGTGGCGATCAAGGACGATCGGACGCTGCTCGCGGGATTCCGGGGCCCCGTGCTGAACGGCAACTGCGCCCTCGTTCTGTCGGTCGAGGTGGCTAACCTGTTTGGCAACGGAAAAAGTTCGGACCATCGCCTGCACCGGCTTTCGCTCGGCGACGGGCGTGGCGTGCGCGATCTCGCGCCATTTGGCGAGCGTATTCTCGTCCTGGCAGGTCCGGTCGCGGACGGGCCCGGGGCCTACGCCGTTTTCGCGTGGGACGGTGCATCTGACTCGGTCGAGCTGTTGAAGGAATTGCCGTTTGACCCAAAGCGAAAGCCGGAGGGGCTCCTGCCGCTGGACAAGACGTCAACCGGACTGCGCGTCCTGATCGTGTTCGACGGCGACAAGGAAGGTGCGCCCACGCCGATCGAAATACCGGGATCGGGGCCGCGATCGTCATCCTGTCCCGCCGGCTAAAACATGATCCGGAAAAGTGCGAAGCGGTTTTCCGGAAGGATCATGCGCCAACAACAACCTAAAGCGTGATGACGATTCATCCAAATCTCACCGCGCTTTAGGTTCGAAAGCACGGTTGCGGGCCATGCTTCGGCGACCTCGATATTGTCCTTGATCACGATGGGCACGCCGCCGAGCGGTTTTGCCTTATCACCCGTCGCGTCGAACGCCGCGGCGGCTTTCAAGGCACCTGCTTCGTCCAGCGTGACGAAGGCATTGAGCTCGGCGTTGGCCTTGGCGCAAGCCAGGGCCTCCCGGGTGAGCGCGGTGCTCGTGAATTGTCCCGGCGCCGAGGGCGGCCGCGGCCTCGGTCAGTGTCAACTGGTCGAAATCCATGATGCGTCACCCGATCGCAGGGGGCCAGCAGGGCGCCCCTCGGGTTCAGAGGCTGAAGCCTCGCCGGTGCCGCGTCAACCGGTGGCGTGCATCCTCGCCGGCGAGGGTGTGTCGAGTTCAGCAAATTGCCGTTCGATCTCGGCCTTCACCTTCACGATCGCGGCGTCCTTCACCGGTCCGTAGCCGCGGATGTCCATCGGGCCTTTGGCGATCGCGACGAGATCGGACAGATGCGGCGTGTCCAGCTTGCCGAGCACGCGTTCGATCAGGCCTTCATACCAGGCGATCAGCTCCCGCTCGGCGCGCCGTTCCGCGGTGTAGCCGAACGGATCGAACGGCGTCCCGCGTAATCCCTTCAATCGCGAGAGCACGGCGAGCGGCGTCTGGATCCACTGGCCGAAGGCACGCTTGCGCGGGCGGCCGCGGGCGTCGCGTTTGGACGACAGGAACGGTGGGGCAAGATGGTACTGGACGCTAAAACCGTCCTCGAACTCGCGCTTCAACTCGTCGAGGAAGCCGCTTTGCATGTGCAGCCGCGCCACCTCGTACTCGTCCTTGTAGGCCATCAGCTTGAACAGTGCGCGGGCGACCGCCTCGGTCAGCACCTCGCTGTTCAGGCCGGTTTCGGCATTGCGGACTCTTGCGATGATCGCTTGGTAGCGCGCCGCATAGGCCTCGTTCTGATAGGCCGTGAGGAAATCGGCGCGCCGGGCAATGAGCTGGTCGAGTGTCTCGGCTTTGGCTGCATCGCCCGCCTCCGGCAGAAAGTCCGGATCGACCGCGGCGATCCGGCCCCAGGCAAAGGCCTGCTTGTTGCGGTCGACCGCGACGCCGTTCAGCTCGATCGCGCGCAGCAGCGCCGGCAGCGAGACGGGGATAAGGCCGTGCTGCCAGGCAAAGCCCAGCATGATGATGTTGGCGTAGACGGCATCGCCGAGCAGCCGCTCGGCCAGAGCGTTGGCGTTGATGGTGTCGAGATTGCCGTCGCCGACGACCTGCCGGATCGCGCGCAGGCGGGCAGGCGAGGCGAGATCGGCGTCGCGGAAGCGGACGACGTCGCCGGTCGGCATCTCCGCGGTGTTGACGGCGGCGCGCGTGCCGCGGCGATAGGTGCCGGACGCCTTTGGCGAGGAGCTGACGACGAGATCGCAGCCGATCAGCGCATCGGCCGCGCCCTGGTCGATGCGGGCCTGATGCAGCGCTTCCGGTGAGGCGGCGAGGCGGATATAGCTCAGCACCGGGCCGAACTTCTGCGCAAAGCCGGTGAAGTCCAGCACCGAGACGCCGCGACGTTCCAGATGCGCGGCCATGCCGATCAGCGCGCCGACCGTGATCACGCCGGTGCCGCCGACGCCGGTCACCAGCAGGTCGTAGGGCCGGTCAAGTGTGGCGGGGGCGGGCAAAGCAAGCGTGGCGGCGCGGCCGGCCGCGTCGATCTGGCTCGCGCTCTTCTTCCGCCGCGTCGCGCCTTCGACGGTCACAAAACTCGGGCAGAAACCGTTGAGGCAGGAAAAATCCTTGTTGCAGGCCGACAGATTGATCTGCCGCTTGCGGCCGAATGGCGTCTCCTTCGGCTCGACGCTGAGGCAGTTGGATTCGACCGAGCAGTCGCCGCAGCCTTCGCAGACGAGGTCGTTGATGTAGGCGAAGCGTTTTGGATCGGCCATCTGCCCGCGCTTGCGACGCCGCCGCTTCTCGGTGGCGCAGGTCTGCTGGTAGATCAGGACGGACACGCCGGAGACGTCACGGAGTTCGCGCTGCACGGCGTCCATCTCCTCGCGGGGATGAATGGTCACGCCGCTGGGCAGGTCCGCCGGGTCGAAATGCCCGGCATCGTCCGACACCAGCGCGATGCGCTCAACGCCTTCGGCGCGGACGCTGTGCGCGATGGCATGCACGCTGACCGGACCGTCGACCGGCTGGCCGCCGGTCATCGCGACGGCGTCGTTGAACAGGATCTTGTAGGTGATGTTGGCCTTGGCGGCGATCGCCTGCCGGATCGCCATCGAGCCCGAGTGATAATAGGTGCCTTCGCCGAGGTTCTGGAACACGTGCTTGTGGCCGGTGAAGCGTGATGAAGCCGCCCAGTTCACGCCTTCGCCGCCCATCTGGATCAGCGACGAGGTCTCGCGGTCCATCCAGCTCGCCATGAAGTGGCAGCCGATGCCGGCCAGCGCCTTCGATCCCTCGGGCACTTTCGTCGATGTGTTATGCGGGCATCCCGAACAGAAATAGGGCGTGCGCGTTGCGCCGCTGACGTTGATCGTGCGCGCGGCCTCCGGCATCAAGGCGGCGGCGCGGGCGGCGAGATTGAGGCCCGGAAACATCGGATCGAGCCGCCGCGCGAGCACGCTCGCGAGCGCGCGCGGCGACAACTCGCCGATCCAGGAGATCAGCCGTGCTCCTCGCTCGTCATGCTTGCCGACCATGCGTTCGGGCTTGC is a genomic window of Bradyrhizobium sp. CB1717 containing:
- a CDS encoding DUF3616 domain-containing protein; its protein translation is MTIARTGWIAALLLGLVAAGIAEPGRGAADDAWPVKNKLLGKDGDKSEDVSGIACTKPDGFPRSCLVIDDNIQDAQFVQLTDGKLIAGSSVNLIKNTFKDKALELDGEGVAFSNGFYYVIGSHGHPRDKDHKLNPKTDAAKIQAKIAASSQIVRFRTTGEDGNASDIQPTPRLRDVIASEPALLPFMDLRLETNGLTIEGVAIKDDRTLLAGFRGPVLNGNCALVLSVEVANLFGNGKSSDHRLHRLSLGDGRGVRDLAPFGERILVLAGPVADGPGAYAVFAWDGASDSVELLKELPFDPKRKPEGLLPLDKTSTGLRVLIVFDGDKEGAPTPIEIPGSGPRSSSCPAG
- a CDS encoding indolepyruvate ferredoxin oxidoreductase family protein, encoding MDAIPSLDSYDLSDRYDREEGRVFLTGTQAIVRIALDQARRDRANGLNTAGFISGYRGSPLGGVDLELWRIQERLKRDRIEFLPAVNEDLAATAVLGSQQVETQADREVDGVFGLWYGKGPGVDRSGDALKHGNAYGSSPHGGVLVVAGDDHGCVSSSMPHQSDVAFMSWFMPTLHPADVGEYLAFGEYGYALSRFSGMWVGFKAISEIVESGASVALRPPRLFRTPDFTPPPGGLHYRWPDLPGPQIEERLEAKKHAVYAFAKANPIDRHIYDIPGATYGIVTTGKAHLDLMEALRLMGLDEAACRSIGIDVYKVGMVWPLALHDAMDFVKGKREILVVEEKRGIIESQFKEYFYDYPGSKPERMVGKHDERGARLISWIGELSPRALASVLARRLDPMFPGLNLAARAAALMPEAARTINVSGATRTPYFCSGCPHNTSTKVPEGSKALAGIGCHFMASWMDRETSSLIQMGGEGVNWAASSRFTGHKHVFQNLGEGTYYHSGSMAIRQAIAAKANITYKILFNDAVAMTGGQPVDGPVSVHAIAHSVRAEGVERIALVSDDAGHFDPADLPSGVTIHPREEMDAVQRELRDVSGVSVLIYQQTCATEKRRRRKRGQMADPKRFAYINDLVCEGCGDCSVESNCLSVEPKETPFGRKRQINLSACNKDFSCLNGFCPSFVTVEGATRRKKSASQIDAAGRAATLALPAPATLDRPYDLLVTGVGGTGVITVGALIGMAAHLERRGVSVLDFTGFAQKFGPVLSYIRLAASPEALHQARIDQGAADALIGCDLVVSSSPKASGTYRRGTRAAVNTAEMPTGDVVRFRDADLASPARLRAIRQVVGDGNLDTINANALAERLLGDAVYANIIMLGFAWQHGLIPVSLPALLRAIELNGVAVDRNKQAFAWGRIAAVDPDFLPEAGDAAKAETLDQLIARRADFLTAYQNEAYAARYQAIIARVRNAETGLNSEVLTEAVARALFKLMAYKDEYEVARLHMQSGFLDELKREFEDGFSVQYHLAPPFLSSKRDARGRPRKRAFGQWIQTPLAVLSRLKGLRGTPFDPFGYTAERRAERELIAWYEGLIERVLGKLDTPHLSDLVAIAKGPMDIRGYGPVKDAAIVKVKAEIERQFAELDTPSPARMHATG